A window of Candidatus Omnitrophota bacterium genomic DNA:
TTCCTGTGAAGGGCTATGCGCTCTTTCATCTCTTTATCGCAGGCAGAACAGGTCGCGACGAACGCTACCCCTTTAGACTTATCCCGCCCTTTAGCCAACGAAACGGCAAATCTGCTTTTGCCGCTTCTGGCGCCGCCTAAAACAAAGGTAATCTTACCCATCTATTCCCTTTCTCCTCGTTTGATACAACCGCGCATACAGAACCCCATTCTAATCTCGTTTTCCACATATCTTCGATCTCCAGGATGTCGCTTATAATCGCCTTTATCGTCCCGGCGTGCGTAATCAACGCTATCGTTTTATTCGCATTCTGCCGAATTATCTCGTTTAAAGGCGTTTCGATCCTTTTTATAAAATCCTTCATGTTCTCGCCTTCCGGAATATTTACATTATGTGGATTATCTATCCATTTTGAGTATATCTCCGGATATTCCCGCATAATCTCCTCGTAAGTCAGCCCTTCGAATACGCCAAAATCCATTTCATTCAAGCCCGTCATAACAGTTACGGGAAATTCCCCAAACGCTATTCTGGCAAACTGCAGCGCTCGTTTAGCGCCGCTTGAATAAACGGCGTTGATCTTCTCATTTTTTAGCGCCTCACAAAGTTCCGCCGCCTGGCGCCTTCCTATGTCATTTAACTCCATATCTGTGTGACCGCAATATTTTTTTGCCAAACTCCAGTCGGTTATGCCGTGCCTTATGATAATCAGTTTTGTTTGCATCTGTCTTCTCCGGGAATTATGGTTATAAAAGGCTTTGAAGATAACGGGTTTTTATTTACAAGGACCACGGTCTTATACACGGATTCTATGTTTTCGTACGTCAGCACCTCATGAGGGCTGCCTTCTTTAAAAATAGATCCTTCATTCAAAAGAATTATCCTGTCGCAGTACTCGCTCGCGAGGTTCAGGTCGTGCAGGACCATGATTATTGAGAGGCCCTTTTCCCTGTTAAGCTTCTTTAAGAGGTCAAGTATCTGTATCTGATAGCCGATATCGAGGTGAGACGTCGGCTCATCCAGCAATAGCAATATGGGTTCCTGTGCAAGTGCCTTCGCGATTATGACCCGCTGCCTTTCCCCCGCGCTTAAGTTATCTATATATTTTTCCTTAAGGTAAAGCGCGTCGGTCAAAGAAAGCGCTTTTTCGGCTATCGTGAAATCATTTCTTGTTTCAAGCTCAAGCCTGCCTAAATGCGGGATCCTGCCCATAAGCGCTATTTCCCATACCGTAAAAGAAAAATTTATCAGGATATCCTGGGGCACAAAAGCGGTTTTGCGCGAGAATTCCTTCAAAGCCATCTTGTGGATGTCTTTTCCCGACAATTCTATCCGGCCTTTTCGCGGGACGAGAACCCGGCTAAGGAACCGCAATAGAGTGGACTTTCCGGAACCGTTAGGCCCTATTATGCCTAAGAAATCACCTTTATTTACGACAAAAGATATGTCCCTTACGATGTTTTCTTTGCCATAGCCGCCGGATAGGTCATCAACTCGAAGCAGTAGCTCTCTTGTCATCTCATCCCCTGTCTTGTCCTGAGCAGTATTATGAATATAGGCGCTCCGACGAGCGCCGTAATAACTCCGATGGGTATCTCCATGGGAGGCATCAATGAACGCGATAACATATCGCATATAATCATAAAAGATGCCGCCGCGAGGCATGTAGCCGGTATAAGCCTTCTGTGAGCGGGCCCGACGATAAACCTCATCATGTGCGGGATGATGAGCCCCACGAAACCTATTATGCCGCATATGGAAACAACGCTTGCCGTGACTAATGAGGTGAGTAGAAATACGATCTTTTTCACCGCTTCCGTATTTATGCCAAGGTGGACGGCCTCCTCTTCGCCGATACTTATGGCATTCAGGTCCTGCGAGAACATATACATAGCGGCAATACCAGCAATAACGATTATGCTTACTACGCAAATAAGTTTAGTGTCATATACATGCATACTTCCCCATAACCACCACATAATCCCATGAAGCGCCTCATTAGGGGAAATAGATATCGCGAAAACAAGTATACCCGATAACGCTATGGACACTACCACACCGGCAAGGATTAATGACTGGACAGGGACTTTATTCCCTTCCCTGGCCAGATTATAGACCAGGATAAAACTCAAAGTCGCCCCTAAAAACGCGGCGAGTGGAAGCCATAATCCCTGAATCCCCATAATTATTCCCAATACCGCCCCCAGGCCCGCGCCGCTTGATGTCCCCAGCAGATAGGGCTCCGCCAAAGGATTTCTCAGTATTGCCTGTAATGCCGCGCCGGAAACCGCGAGTCCGCTCGCCGCTATCGCGGCAAGAAAAATACGCAAAAGCCTGAGATGGAGTATAGGCCTGTTTGCCTCTGAAAAAAGCTCAAGAAACGGTATGCCGACAGAGCCCTTCGTTATGCCAAGAAATACCGCGAAAGCCAATATAAGAAAAAGAAACCAAATTTTTCTTTCAGGCGTTTTATTCATCTTTTCGGGTGATCCTCCTCTCTAATGCCTTAAGGCCTTCTATGAGGCGCGGTCCCGGCCTAAGCAATATATCCGAATCAATATCGTTATATACGCGACTCATGCGGACAGCGGATATATCGCTCCATCCTAATCGTTTTTTAACAACATCCAAGGGCCGCTCCTCCGACATATAAGTAAGAATGATATAATCCGGGTCACGCTTTATCACCTGCTCGGCTGAGAAATAGCCGTATGCCTTTTTCATGTCACCCGCTATATTAACACCGCCTGCAAGCGTTATCAATTCATTAATAAAAGATTTCCCTCCGGCCGTTAAAAGCGGATCATCCCATATTTCTATAAAGACTTTTGGCCTATCCTCACCAGTTCCGGCGCGCCGGCTCAATCTAATCATCTCATCCCTCATTTTTTTGGTCAGTTTTTCGGCCTCGCGGCTCCGGCCGGTAAGCTTGCCTATTTCCTTTATTGAAAATAGTAGCTCTTCAATGGTGACCGGATCGCTCACATAAAGCCTTAATCCCAGCCCGCGCAGCATTGTGACGGCGGACGCCTGTTCAAGGCCCGTCCCGAAAATAATGTCCGGCTTAAGCGAAAGAATCTTCTCGGCGTTCAGATAGCTGAAGGTACCGACCTTCTCCTTCCCTTTTGCCTCCTCCGGATAGTCGCAAAATGAGCTGACGCCAACAATTTCATCATCCAACCCCAGGGCAAACAGGATCTCTGTCGTCGCCGGCGCGAGCGATATGATACGTAAGTTTTGCGGCTCGCCAGCACCTTCGCCGGTTTCCGCATGGATTATCAACAATGCTAAAACTAATAAACAAATATATTTTTTCATTAGAATGTAACCTTGCCGCCTCCATAAAACGATATGCCCGGCATGCCATAGCCGTCCACTTCCTCGTAGAACTGGTTCAACAGGTTCTCTACCCGGGCAAACAGCTCAAAATTTTTATTTACGATGTACCTGCCGGACACATCTACTTTATTATAATGCTTAAGGTTTATCTGCTCTTCACTCCATATTCCCGGCGCTGTCTCTGTCCACCTGAAATCTTTCCGGCCGCTTACAAAAAGATAGGAGATATTAAAACTTAAATTGTTAATAGGCATAAGATCGGTGCTTAGTAAATGTTTATGCCTGGCTCTCCTGACCAGATATTGATGCGTTGTGTCGTCTTGGGCGTTGAGATAAGTGTATCGATAATCTATCTTTATTTTTTCGTTTGGCTTGAATGTAATCTGGTTTTCTACGCCCTGGATTGTAGCTTTATTGACGTTGAAGTACCGGCCTGTTCCGAAATCAAGATTAGTTACGGTCCAGTCTATAAGATTCTCCAGTTTTGTGTAAAACCATACTGATTCCATCTCTAGGCGCTCATCAAATAAACTTTGACCAAGCCCCGCCTCAAAGGAATTACTCTCTTCCGGTTTCAAATCAGGATTGCCGTTAGAGGGGTCATAAAGCTGATAAAGTGAAGGCGCTTTAAACCCCGTAGCCCATTTTCCTTTCACGCTTGTCTTCCAGTCAAAGGTATATTTACCGGATATCTCGTAAGTATCATAAGTGCCGAATTGCGAATGGTCATCAATACGGAATCCCACTATACTATGAAACTTATCGTCCATGTCAAATTTATTCTGCACATAATAGGCGACATTGTGATATTTTACACGCGGCGAATCAGCTATAAGCCACCAGTCCCATGCGGGAAAAAAGCTGACACTGGAAGAATCGCCTTCCTGCTCATAGTAGTCGATGCCGCAAAGCAATGTATCTCCCCTGAATAACTCCAGGATACTTTGCCCCTCATAAGAGGTATTGTTTCCTACAAATTTACTGTTTGAATATTCTCCCGGATCAAAATCATCGCCGGTATCTTTATCGTATGATTTATATTCTAGCCACGATGATTTAAACCCGAGTTTCCACCAATCAAACACGGCACAATCCGCGTAAGCGGATATGACCGTACTTATTACTCTGTTTCTGTTATTTGGGTCGTCTCCGCCATAACCACCGCTATCATCGAGCTTTGTCTCCGCATCCGTGTGCCTGAAAGTGGAACCAACACTAAAATTGTCAAACACATCATAATCTACTCGCGCGGAGACTGAAGTATTATGATATGCGTCTTTCTCATTGTTATCAAACTTCCCGTCCGCCTTGGATATGCCTCTTGTGTCTATTCTTGAGACGGCCGCTGAATAATACAATCCATTCATCTCGCCGTCTGAGCCGACCGCTTCTTTAAAAGTAACGTATGAACCGCCCTCGAGAGATGCCCATATCTTAGGCTTTCCCTTTCCTTTTTTAGTTACTATATCAATTACGCCGCCTATGGCATCAGAACCGTATAGAGTACTATGCGTTCCTCTAAGCACTTCTATTCTCTCAACATTATCAATTGTAAGGTTTGCGAAATTGAATGAAGCATTTGTGGAAATAGGATTGAACACCTTGACACCGTCTATCATCACAAGCGTGTGCCCCGAATCAGTTCCCCTTGTAAAAACGGAAGTTGAGCCGCCAAAAGGCCCCGTCTCCACTACATCTATCCCTGGAATCGTTTTCAAAAAATCTTTCACCATCGGTTTATTTTTTAACCCTATTTCATCGCTGTCAATAACTGTGATTGAAGAAGGGATGCTGCTTAAATAACTTTCGTATCTGGTGGGGCTGACAACGATCGGAGGGAGTTCTACCTCTTCTTTGATATCTTTTTTTGCTTCTTTTTTCACCTCTTCCGCAACTTCCGTCTCCGGCTTCTCTTCTACTTCCTCCGCTAAAACATTAAAGCATATTAACAACCCGACCACTACCAACAAAAACCTCTTCACTCTCTTCCTTTTCTAGACTTGGAGAGATCCGCCTTCGCCAAATACTTATCGTGTTTGGCTTCGGCGGATTCAATTCGCACCTAAAACTTACGTCACCGCAATCTTTACTATTACTCCGTAAGTTTTGTGCTCATTGAAAAAAAATAGCCCAACCTTCACTTGTGAGGTTGAGCAAATCCTTCTCCTCTCACCCCGAAGGTCTAATTTAGGTATCCTGGCTCAAGAGCGCACTTCGCCTTTGCCTTCCCATGCCGCCAGCTCCTCTCGGGGAACCAGTCGAAACAGTGGCTTTAGGCGCACTTCGTGCTCTTTTACAGTTGCGGGGGCAGCAACGGATTCTCACCGTCTTCCCTATGTTAATATATTTTTTAATGAACTGGTTAAAGTATACTTCCACCAGTAATAATTGTCAAGTAAAAATGCTCACTCTGTATAATAATAGTGGTACTCTCCTCGCTCCGGTGAGATGTTGCTCAACTTTGTGGTTGTCTCCGCTTGTCGCTCGCTCCGATTAGGCATCTTCGCTTCGCTGTCGCAAAATTTCCGACGTCTGGAACGCCTTTAAGGTGTCGAAAATTTTGAGAGTCGCTCCGACAAACCACAAAGTTTCGCCCCTATACGCAGTCGCTCGCAAATGAGACCACAACTTACGGAACGAAGTGACGTAAGTTGTATGGTCGAATTTATCCCGAGCGAAGCCGAGGGAGAGAGGTACCAATATTATTATACTGCAAACAGTACGTGGAGGAATCTCTTGTATAAGAAATATTGGCGTTTCCAGCGAGCGAATAAAAATTTTCCGCCGGAGGCGGATCAGCCTTTGGCTGAAGCCTCATTTGAGCCCGGGAAAAAGCGGTTAAATAGGGCGGCCTCGCCTAGTTAGGCGAGGCACTCCCTCAGACATTGCGTCTTCGGTCGGTGGCCACCATGCCGCCCCTGATTTGCCGTTACTTACGTATATGCAAATCATCCCGAGCGAAGTCGAGGGGCGCTTTTTCCCGTAGGCGAAAGGCGTAAAATTTTTACTTGAGCGAGCGGAAATGTCAATATTTCTATTATAAGCAAATTGACAACCGGCGCAAAACGGAGTATACTTATGGGCGAACCTTGGAGGAAACTATGCGGAAAATATCGACGGTATTATGCGTTCTCTTTCTCGCGCTCTCAGTAGCAACCACTTCTTACGCCATTGACCTTCAAAAATTGATGCACAATGCCCTTGGTAATGGATATTCCACTGCAATGGAAGGCAGTAGAATTCCGGCAAAGAAATATTTCCGGAAGGCCTTTGACCTCGCGAAAAAGCTTCGGGACTGGAGTGTCATGATAGATGCCGCGGGCGGCCTTTTGGCTTTGGGCGACCGCGAAGATGCCCTCAAATATTTTGATGAGGTCGCCAAATTGAATAAGAATCTGAAGGATTGGCGGGCAAGTATAGCGCTTGGTTACAACTATCTTGCGTTTCCGAAGGGTTTGATAGACGAGAGCCGCGCTATGGCTAACGCGGAACTTGCAAAAAAATACGCCTCCGATAAAAAAGACTGTCGGGGATTAATCGAAAGCGCAAAATTATTCGACAGGCTTAAAATGAAGGAGTCTTCGCTTGAATGCCTTGAGACTGCAAAAACCATCGGCATGGAATCCAAAAATGACGAAGCCATGATCGAGATCGCCTCTTACTACAAAAAATCGGGCGATGTTAAAAATAGCCAGAGCGCTATTAAATTAGCCGAACAATATAAATCAGAAACGCAAAAGGTGAAGCCCTATCCTCCGGATTTCAAGCCCTACGGCGAGACAGTGGCAGAACCTCGAAAGGTGCCTGTGGAAGCGCAAATTGCCGAACGCGAATCAACAGACAGCGAAATAAGCGCTAAGCTTGATTATCTGGCCAAAATGGAAGAAGCGAAAAGGAAGGAAAAGGAATATTATATCGCCTACGATGACTATTACGACTATCCTTATTATTACCGCTACTATTCTATCTACGACAATATCACGTATCTTCCGCCCGATTGGTTAGGCGACTGGGCGCGTTTTAATCTGCGCCGTTACCGCTTCCTGGACGGTAATTACATGTTCCTGGGCTGGTAAACGCCTTACGCCGTTATTTTAGTATATCGTTCGGCTTGAGCGGACAGGTGGCATTTATACTCGCTTTTGAAAATTTCTCCTGAACCTGCGTAATAGTAATTGTACCCACTCTCTCCGATTCGCTGCCGAGCGACATCCCCGTCTGCGGATCTATTAATTCTTCTCCCGGGCGATATACCGTAAAAGTATCTCCTACTTGTAAACCGCTATTGATGCCGGCGTTGATATATGCTTCATTGCCCGACGCCTTTATTACCCTGCCCTCCCACGGCACATTTTTCGTCCTTGTAATAATAGCTATAACGGCCTTATCAATCGCCTTTGCAGTTGCCTTACCTAATGGTGTATTTTGAAAAGCGCCTGTACCAAAACCCCAGTCACTTTCGGAATATCCGAAATCAAGCCCTGTAGCGCTGACCTTACCTTCACACCTTACCGAATCAAGTACCTGGCCTGTCGTTGTATCATAAATCCTTATATCTACGCCTACCTGCGCTTGAGATGTGGCAAGACCTACGTCAATACCTTTAATACTCAGGGCCCCGCCGCCGCCTGATTCTCTCAATCCAAATTGAGTCACAGCGCCTCTAATCATGATCTGCGCGGGTAAAACCCTTCCAAACTGCGGAGCGCCCTGCGATGTGGTCCTGCCGCTGGCGCCAAAGTCCTGCTCAGCGAGGACATCGGTTATTGCCTGTCTCTCTACCACAATAAATCTGCCGCTATCAATAAGGGCAGTGGTAAGCATCTCTGCCATGCCTTCCCCGAGGTTTATCTGGGCTGAGATACCCGCTTTATTTTCAAATTCCATGACCGCTATCGTCTTCTTTGGCCCTTCCGACGGAGGCAGGTCCTTAAATGATTTCGGCATCTTCTCTTTTTTCTTTTTTGCGGCAAAAGCATCCGTCGCTACGCCGCATGCTACAAGTATTACCAATAAGACAACAAAAATTTTATTCTTAAACATGGCAGCCTCCGAATTTTCCTGTTACTTTCTAGTGCGAAAATTCGTCCCGAGCAAGCGAGCTCGCATTTATGCGGGCGAGCGCGTCGAGGGACCCTTTACTCTACAAATTCCAGATCTATTCTATGCGCGGATTTCGCCGTTATTCTGACCAGCGGGCCGTTCTGCATCTCCTCTAAAAGATCGGCCAAAAAATCGGCGTTGCCCAAAAGGACCACATCAATGATTGCGACGTTTCGCTCGACGCTTCTTTCGTGGACGGCCTTTATGCTTCTCTGCTCATCTAGTGCCTCAATAAACTCTTTTGCCTTTGTATAATCTGCGTTGGAACAGACAATCTGAATAGTCGTTTCATTATATGCGTCACCGCCTATTTCTTCTTTGATCTCTTCTACGATCGAGGCGGCTATCTCACTAATGGCTTTCTCACAGGCCTTATTAGCAGTCGGAATACGGCCCGAGCCCCTTTCTGTCGCGCTGGCCGAATCTGACGTTATGACCTCGGCAGTATCTGTCTTTACCGCTTTTGCGGTAGCATCGCACTCATAGGTATAAACAGTCACCCCGTAAGGCTGAGACGTATCCGTCATATTGGATTTGGCCTCTACTACGACGACTATCTCTGCGCCGTAATTTCGGCCAAGCGCCGCGGCCCTGTCAGGATCGGAAAAACTGAGCACCGCATCGCGCTCTTTTATCATCTCCATCTGCGATTTATCTACAAGAGGAAAATTATTCGCCAAAAACTCTTTCTCCATTTTCGCCTGGACCATGCTGGCAGGCTGTTCAATCCCATCCACGTATTCTACGGTTATTACCATTATGCGGGGGTTAGACTTCCTTGGCGTTTCGGGCTTCGTCGCCGGAGGCGGCGCTATATTCGGAGGCAGATTCTCATCAAAATATTCATTAACGGGTGGATTGCCACCGGGAGGCTCAGTGGCCGGATCTTCGATTACCGGATACTCAAAGCCCGAATAAGCAAAAGGAATAAAAGACAGCATAAGAAACAATATTAAAAATGCACGTAAAGGCCTCATGGTACCTCCTATTTTAGCATTGTTTCGTTCGTTACTTCTGTATTAGGCCGGTCGTATTCACAAACCCTATAACCCGCGAGCTGCATCGCTTTTTCGAATTTATTGGTAAGCGGGCCGTTCAGCGCTATATCCAGTTCCAGATCCACCTCCGCGCTTCCATCGCCCAAATATCTCACTTCGGCCAATCGCGCCCCTTTAAGGGAGCCGTCTTCCGAAAAGTACCTCTCCTTGGGAAAATAATCGGGCGCTATCGCTTCCGCAATCTTGACAAGGTTATCATAAGCGAGGACGGTCGCCGCTTTCTTAGTAAATAAGCGCGCCTGCGGACTGTCAACACCCAGCCCTTCCGGCAGTGCCGCTC
This region includes:
- a CDS encoding iron ABC transporter permease, which produces MNKTPERKIWFLFLILAFAVFLGITKGSVGIPFLELFSEANRPILHLRLLRIFLAAIAASGLAVSGAALQAILRNPLAEPYLLGTSSGAGLGAVLGIIMGIQGLWLPLAAFLGATLSFILVYNLAREGNKVPVQSLILAGVVVSIALSGILVFAISISPNEALHGIMWWLWGSMHVYDTKLICVVSIIVIAGIAAMYMFSQDLNAISIGEEEAVHLGINTEAVKKIVFLLTSLVTASVVSICGIIGFVGLIIPHMMRFIVGPAHRRLIPATCLAAASFMIICDMLSRSLMPPMEIPIGVITALVGAPIFIILLRTRQGMR
- a CDS encoding histidine phosphatase family protein, with the translated sequence MQTKLIIIRHGITDWSLAKKYCGHTDMELNDIGRRQAAELCEALKNEKINAVYSSGAKRALQFARIAFGEFPVTVMTGLNEMDFGVFEGLTYEEIMREYPEIYSKWIDNPHNVNIPEGENMKDFIKRIETPLNEIIRQNANKTIALITHAGTIKAIISDILEIEDMWKTRLEWGSVCAVVSNEEKGNRWVRLPLF
- a CDS encoding cobalamin-binding protein, with amino-acid sequence MKKYICLLVLALLIIHAETGEGAGEPQNLRIISLAPATTEILFALGLDDEIVGVSSFCDYPEEAKGKEKVGTFSYLNAEKILSLKPDIIFGTGLEQASAVTMLRGLGLRLYVSDPVTIEELLFSIKEIGKLTGRSREAEKLTKKMRDEMIRLSRRAGTGEDRPKVFIEIWDDPLLTAGGKSFINELITLAGGVNIAGDMKKAYGYFSAEQVIKRDPDYIILTYMSEERPLDVVKKRLGWSDISAVRMSRVYNDIDSDILLRPGPRLIEGLKALERRITRKDE
- a CDS encoding TonB-dependent receptor, with the protein product MKRFLLVVVGLLICFNVLAEEVEEKPETEVAEEVKKEAKKDIKEEVELPPIVVSPTRYESYLSSIPSSITVIDSDEIGLKNKPMVKDFLKTIPGIDVVETGPFGGSTSVFTRGTDSGHTLVMIDGVKVFNPISTNASFNFANLTIDNVERIEVLRGTHSTLYGSDAIGGVIDIVTKKGKGKPKIWASLEGGSYVTFKEAVGSDGEMNGLYYSAAVSRIDTRGISKADGKFDNNEKDAYHNTSVSARVDYDVFDNFSVGSTFRHTDAETKLDDSGGYGGDDPNNRNRVISTVISAYADCAVFDWWKLGFKSSWLEYKSYDKDTGDDFDPGEYSNSKFVGNNTSYEGQSILELFRGDTLLCGIDYYEQEGDSSSVSFFPAWDWWLIADSPRVKYHNVAYYVQNKFDMDDKFHSIVGFRIDDHSQFGTYDTYEISGKYTFDWKTSVKGKWATGFKAPSLYQLYDPSNGNPDLKPEESNSFEAGLGQSLFDERLEMESVWFYTKLENLIDWTVTNLDFGTGRYFNVNKATIQGVENQITFKPNEKIKIDYRYTYLNAQDDTTHQYLVRRARHKHLLSTDLMPINNLSFNISYLFVSGRKDFRWTETAPGIWSEEQINLKHYNKVDVSGRYIVNKNFELFARVENLLNQFYEEVDGYGMPGISFYGGGKVTF
- a CDS encoding ABC transporter ATP-binding protein, whose product is MTRELLLRVDDLSGGYGKENIVRDISFVVNKGDFLGIIGPNGSGKSTLLRFLSRVLVPRKGRIELSGKDIHKMALKEFSRKTAFVPQDILINFSFTVWEIALMGRIPHLGRLELETRNDFTIAEKALSLTDALYLKEKYIDNLSAGERQRVIIAKALAQEPILLLLDEPTSHLDIGYQIQILDLLKKLNREKGLSIIMVLHDLNLASEYCDRIILLNEGSIFKEGSPHEVLTYENIESVYKTVVLVNKNPLSSKPFITIIPGEDRCKQN